The region CATAACGGCCCAGCGGAACAACCTTCATCCACTGGTTGCCTGTGCTGCACAAAGTCAGCAGCTGAACAGCATCCGGCAGACATTTGGCCGACTCCACCATGGCCTCGAACAACGTCCCCTCGGGCAGATGACGACGGGCCATTTCCACCATATACCCCCCGAGCAGAAGCCCCGGAGCGGGATAACTGTGAAAAGCGGCGGCCAGTTCCTTGAACTCTTCAAACGTGTACTTGCCGATGTTCATACGCGTAACAGCCTTCTTTCCGTTTATCGGTTGCAACAAACTGCGCGCCGCACAAAGGCGGCATCACATTCCGCGCCTGCAGGCAGTGCAACAGAATGCAACACCGGCCCTGCAATAGATTTTTCCATACCTTGTGGGACGTTCCGCGTCCACCCCCCTGCCTTTTATGTACGGTCTGCCACCTTGCTGTGTGCGCCCCAGCCTTCCGGTGTCTGCGGGCCTGCCCGTAATACTCCGGAATAACGGCTGGAAAAAAATAATGCAGCCTGCACAAAAAAATCACCCCCTATCATTGACACCCATACCCCCTATGGGTATGCAGCAAGAAAGGGAAGACGGCAAGCCGTTATGTAAAACCCAACATGCCACCAGCGCCCGACCCGCCCGCCTGTCTGCTGCGGGCCGCATGCAGGCGCAGAAAGGCAATCTGCATCAGGAGGATGTATGCAACGCAGAATCATCACCGGTATCGTGGCCGCCCTGTTTCTGACCACAGCCTTCAGCATGGCCTTTGCCGACGGCGGCAACGCCCGCAAGGGTAAGTACCTGTTCCGCAAACACTGCCGCAGCTGTCACGGAGCTAGCGCGGGTGATCTTTCGCCCAGTTCAAAGCTGCAGAAAGAATGGCGCGCTCTCAAGGCAGACACGTCATCCATTCCCTGCAAAGCAGACTGGGAAGGCCTTTCCGACAGCGACCTCAACGACATTTTCACCTACATGATCGACTTCGCCAAGGACTCCCCCTCTCCGGCGAAGTGCAGCTAGGCAGCCTCCGGATACCGGACTGTGCCACGGCAGGGCGCAGTCCGGTACGCACAGGGGCGCACAAGCAACAACAGGAGGTTATCCATGTCGGACATCAGGCAGCCCAGACTGACCAGACGGGGCTTTTTCAAGGCCGCCGGGCTGGCCGCAGCGGCAGGAGCCGGAGCGCCTGTGCTCGGTTCGCTGACACCGGCCGTACGCTCGGCAAAGGCCGCAGACCCCGGTTTCACCTCACACTATTCCGCCTGCGACATGTGCTTTAATAAATGCGGGGTTATCGCCCGTGTGCAGGAAGGTGTGGTTACCAAACTCGACCCGAACCCCAAATTTCTTAAATCGCGCGGCATGCTGTGTGCCCGCGGCAATGCAGGCATTGCTCAGTTGTATGATTCGGACCGGCTGAAATACCCCCTGCTGCGCACCGGAAAGCGCGGAGAAGGCCGCTGGAAAAGGATTCCGTGGGATGAGGCTCTGGACATGGCGGCCGAACGCATGCAGGAGGTACGCAGCAAGTATACCCCCTGCGGTATGCTGTTCACTGCCGGAGCGGATCTGCAGTCGCAGTTTGTAAGCCGTTTTGCCGAGGTGTTCGGCTCGTACAACATCACTTCGCACGAATCCCTGTGCCTGCTTTCCAACAACCGCGCATATCTTGATACCTTCGGCGAGACTCCGTACGCCGACGTGCTTAACAGCCGTTACATCATCATGGCCGGGGCCAACAGGTTCGAGGCGCTGGTCACCCCCGACTCCATGGACATGATGACCGCCCTGCGCAGCGGCTGCAAACTGGTTGTGCTGGATCCCCGACACACCAAAACGGCAGCACTGGCAAGTGAATGGCACCCCATACGTCCCGGAACAGACATGGCGTTCATGCTTGCAGTCGCCCATGTCATCATTGCTGAAAAATTATACGATGAAGAATGGATACGCGAAAAAACATATGGTCTGGAGCAGCTGGCCGGACATGTGCGGCCCTACACACCGCAATGGGCCGAACAAGAATGCGGCATTCCTGCGCAGGACATAGCCCGCATGGCCCGGGAACTGGCTGCCGCGGCACCTGCAGCCATGGTGTACCCCGGACGGCGCACATCCGATTACAGCAATTCCACCCAGATCCGCCGCAGCTTTGCCATAGTCAACGCCCTGCTGGGCAACTGGGATAAACCCGGCGGCCTGCTTGCCGCACGGGCCGTGGGGTTGAAAGGTGTACCCTATGATGCCCCGTGGTACGACGAAAACCCCTTTGAACGCGTGGACGCAGGCATTGTTCCGGGCCTGTTTGAACATGACGGCTCGTTTGTACTGACCCGCGAGGCGGTGCTCAGCGCAGAGCCTTATCCGCTCAAAGGCTGGTTCGTGTACAAGACCAACCCCATGGTCAATGCCCCCGACCGCGCGCGCACCATTGAAATGTGCAACGCCATGGACTTCATGGTGGTTGTCGATATCGCCATGAGCGACACCGCCTGCATGGCAGACCTTGTCCTGCCTGCTCCCGGTTATCTTGAAAGACAGGACCCGGCATCAGGACTTCAGGGGTCATCGGCCTGCGCCTGTGTGGTGCAGCGCGACCCCGTTGTACCTGCGCTGTACGAATCGCGCCCCGTGTTTGAAATAGTCAAGGAACTGGCCGGAAGGCTTGATCTGGCGGAATACTTTGACTTCACCATAGAAGAATACCGCGCGAAACAGCTTGCCGACCTGCCGGATGCCCCGCAGGCTCTTGAGCGTGACGGCGTGTATTACAACCCCAGCAAGGTCTACGGCATATACGAAGACCGCATATACAAAACATTCAGCCACAAAATAGAGCTGTACAACCAGCGGTACGAAAGCATGGGGCTGGACCCCATGCCCGTCTACACGCCCCCTGCCGCAGCGCCGCAGGGCCGATTCAGGCTGATCATCGGACGCAACGCCTGTGTCACGCACGGTTCCACCAACAACAATGCCCTGATTCACGAACTGGTACCCGAAAACACCCTGTGGATTCATCCGCAATCAGCAACGCCGCTGGGCATACGCGACGGCGACATGGTCGAAGTTTCGTCGCCTGCGGGCAAAGGCACCATAAAGGCGGAAGTCACCGAACGCATCCGCCCCGACTGTGTGTACATGCTCACAGGCTTCGGCACCATTTCTGACGGCCTGAGCCGTATCAAAGGTGTGGGAGCCAGCATAGCCGCCCTGCTGGAAGGGCACTATGACAGTGTTTCCGGCAATGCCGCCATGCACGAAACCTTTGTATCCGTCAGCGGGAGGGCATCATGACCCAGCAGTTCGCCATGGTTATCGATTCCGCCAGATGCATCGACTGCAAAGCGTGCGTGGTTTCCTGCAAAGTGGCAAACAATGTTCCGGCAGGATTCTCACGCAACTGGATCAAAGCAGACGGACCGGTGGTCAAGGCGGGAAAAGGGCCTTTCGGGCATTTCCAGCCGGGCGCGTGCATGCACTGCGAATCTCCCACCTGCGTGGAAGCCTGCCCCACAGGCGCCACATGGAAAGACAGGGAGACCGGCATAGTGGAAATAGACCCCGCACTGTGCATCGGCTGCGGCAACTGCATTCCTGCATGCCCGTACGGGGCGCGCTTCCGTAATCCGCAAAAGCGCATTGCCGACAAGTGCAACTACTGCCCCGAACGCCGTGCCGCCGGACTGCCCCCCGCATGTGTGGACACATGCCCCACCAAGGCGCGGGTGTTCGGCGATATTCTGAACCCCGAAACAGAAGCCGCACGGCTGCTTACCCGCAACAGCGGCCATGTGACGCAGCTGATACACGAAAAAAGCAACACGGCACCGCACATGTACTATGTCGGCGGCACCGCACCCGCAGGCTGGATGCATGAAGCAAAGGCTCCGGCATCCATGCGCGCGCTTACCGGTGTTGTGGCACCGGGAGTCAAGGGACTGGTGGCGCTTTCGGGCCTGGGCGTACTGGTTATGCTGGGCAGGCAGCTGCTGGACAGCAGAAAATCAGGCGACGGAGGCCACGACCGGCCACACGCGTCCGGCAGTAATGCGTCCGGCAGCAGTGCTTCCGGCAGCAATACATCCGGCACACAACACTCTGCGCCGGCAGACACCGAAGACAGCAGGGAGTAGGAGGACGCCATGAACAGAACATACAAGCGCCATGACCGCTCCGACATAGCCATACACTGGTTCAACGCCCTGTGCTGGCTGCTGCTGCTTGTCAGCGGGCTGGGGCTGATCAGCAACCCCGCTCTGAATCCGCTGGGAGAACGCCTGCCGGCGGCACTGCGCGCTTTTGCCGGCGGCGGAGGCAACCTGCTGGTCTTTCACGAAGCCGTGGGAATAGGCTGGATAACTTCCTTTGTGCTGTACCTTGTACTCAACCCGCGCGGCGCACTTTTCTTTCTGAAAGAGATCTTCAGCGTGAGTCCTGCGCGGGACATGACGTGGATGCTGCGCAAGATGGTGCTTATGACCGCAGGCGAAAAAGCCCTGCGCCGTCTCGGACAGCCTGCCGATCTGCCGCCTCAGGGCTTTTACAACATGGGGCAGAAAGGATTCGCGCAGGTGGCCGTCATCGGCGGGCTGGTCATCGCCGCCACCGGACTGGTGATGGTGTTTTCCGACGCGGGACCGGTCACGCCGTCCGCAGCGCTTACAGGCTGGGCGGTAACGCTGCACTATCTTGCTGTGGGTGTGGTTCTGGCAGGTCTGCTGGTGCACATATACATGGCGGCCATATCACCGGAAGAACGGCCGGGGTTCCGCTCCATGTTCACCGGCGTGGTGCCCGAAGATTATGCAAAGCATCACCACCGGCTGTGGTACGACCGCGTGGCCCGTCATACGCAGGAATAACCATCCGGCGGCGCAGGTAAAGCCGCCTGCCGCCGGACACACAGTAACAGGAGAGAATCTGCAATGAAAACGATGCGCAAACCGTTGCTGACAACGCTGATGCTCATGCTGGGGCTTATGCTGCTTTCCGGATGTGCGGCACAGCAGCCCCGCGAACCGTGGATGATAAATGACATCGTTGATGTGGAGTACGTGGCGCAGTACGTCAAGGTACCCCATCCCGAAAATGTCATGATCATCGATTCGCGCCCGTACGAGGCAAAGTTCGTCAAAGGATACATTCCCACTGCCGTCAGCATTCCCGACACGCAGTT is a window of Oleidesulfovibrio alaskensis DSM 16109 DNA encoding:
- a CDS encoding cytochrome c; protein product: MQRRIITGIVAALFLTTAFSMAFADGGNARKGKYLFRKHCRSCHGASAGDLSPSSKLQKEWRALKADTSSIPCKADWEGLSDSDLNDIFTYMIDFAKDSPSPAKCS
- a CDS encoding molybdopterin-dependent oxidoreductase, translating into MSDIRQPRLTRRGFFKAAGLAAAAGAGAPVLGSLTPAVRSAKAADPGFTSHYSACDMCFNKCGVIARVQEGVVTKLDPNPKFLKSRGMLCARGNAGIAQLYDSDRLKYPLLRTGKRGEGRWKRIPWDEALDMAAERMQEVRSKYTPCGMLFTAGADLQSQFVSRFAEVFGSYNITSHESLCLLSNNRAYLDTFGETPYADVLNSRYIIMAGANRFEALVTPDSMDMMTALRSGCKLVVLDPRHTKTAALASEWHPIRPGTDMAFMLAVAHVIIAEKLYDEEWIREKTYGLEQLAGHVRPYTPQWAEQECGIPAQDIARMARELAAAAPAAMVYPGRRTSDYSNSTQIRRSFAIVNALLGNWDKPGGLLAARAVGLKGVPYDAPWYDENPFERVDAGIVPGLFEHDGSFVLTREAVLSAEPYPLKGWFVYKTNPMVNAPDRARTIEMCNAMDFMVVVDIAMSDTACMADLVLPAPGYLERQDPASGLQGSSACACVVQRDPVVPALYESRPVFEIVKELAGRLDLAEYFDFTIEEYRAKQLADLPDAPQALERDGVYYNPSKVYGIYEDRIYKTFSHKIELYNQRYESMGLDPMPVYTPPAAAPQGRFRLIIGRNACVTHGSTNNNALIHELVPENTLWIHPQSATPLGIRDGDMVEVSSPAGKGTIKAEVTERIRPDCVYMLTGFGTISDGLSRIKGVGASIAALLEGHYDSVSGNAAMHETFVSVSGRAS
- a CDS encoding 4Fe-4S dicluster domain-containing protein; this translates as MTQQFAMVIDSARCIDCKACVVSCKVANNVPAGFSRNWIKADGPVVKAGKGPFGHFQPGACMHCESPTCVEACPTGATWKDRETGIVEIDPALCIGCGNCIPACPYGARFRNPQKRIADKCNYCPERRAAGLPPACVDTCPTKARVFGDILNPETEAARLLTRNSGHVTQLIHEKSNTAPHMYYVGGTAPAGWMHEAKAPASMRALTGVVAPGVKGLVALSGLGVLVMLGRQLLDSRKSGDGGHDRPHASGSNASGSSASGSNTSGTQHSAPADTEDSRE
- a CDS encoding formate dehydrogenase subunit gamma; the encoded protein is MNRTYKRHDRSDIAIHWFNALCWLLLLVSGLGLISNPALNPLGERLPAALRAFAGGGGNLLVFHEAVGIGWITSFVLYLVLNPRGALFFLKEIFSVSPARDMTWMLRKMVLMTAGEKALRRLGQPADLPPQGFYNMGQKGFAQVAVIGGLVIAATGLVMVFSDAGPVTPSAALTGWAVTLHYLAVGVVLAGLLVHIYMAAISPEERPGFRSMFTGVVPEDYAKHHHRLWYDRVARHTQE